A window from Terriglobales bacterium encodes these proteins:
- a CDS encoding PhzF family phenazine biosynthesis protein: MSIWYYQIDSFASELFAGNPAGVCLVPAFPENDVMQKIAAENRHSETAFVVARADGDFDLRWFTPVVEDDLCGHATLASAYALSLRGHDTWPVRFHTVSGLLTVNRDHKRFEMDFPARPAVPCEIPTELLPALGLETAEALREPRDFLIVVNHAEIVKKLKPDIAALAKIDMGRSGGAIITAPGENDVDYVCRFFAPSEGIDEDPATGSIQCALVPYWAGRTGKQTFRVQQLSSRGATMWCTLVGDRVKIAGEAKLYLQGTINI, from the coding sequence ATGTCCATTTGGTATTACCAGATCGATTCGTTCGCGAGCGAACTGTTCGCAGGCAATCCCGCTGGTGTATGCCTCGTTCCCGCATTTCCCGAGAATGATGTCATGCAAAAAATCGCAGCCGAGAACCGCCACAGCGAAACAGCTTTTGTGGTTGCCCGCGCTGATGGCGATTTCGACCTCCGTTGGTTCACACCAGTAGTGGAGGATGACCTGTGCGGTCATGCAACGTTGGCTTCTGCCTATGCACTCTCGTTGCGGGGACATGACACCTGGCCGGTTCGCTTCCATACAGTCAGCGGCTTGTTAACGGTCAATCGTGATCACAAGCGCTTTGAAATGGATTTTCCGGCCAGGCCGGCGGTTCCATGCGAAATACCAACGGAGCTGCTGCCCGCCCTGGGTTTGGAGACGGCAGAGGCACTGCGCGAACCTCGTGACTTTCTCATTGTCGTCAACCACGCCGAGATAGTGAAAAAGCTCAAGCCCGATATTGCTGCGTTGGCCAAAATTGATATGGGCAGATCGGGCGGAGCAATTATTACGGCTCCTGGCGAGAATGATGTCGATTACGTATGCAGGTTTTTCGCTCCGTCCGAGGGGATCGACGAAGATCCTGCCACTGGATCAATCCAGTGCGCACTCGTCCCATATTGGGCCGGCCGCACTGGCAAGCAAACATTTCGAGTGCAGCAACTCAGTTCTCGTGGCGCCACAATGTGGTGCACGCTAGTTGGCGACCGCGTAAAGATCGCTGGTGAAGCGAAGCTTTATCTACAAGGAACCATCAACATCTAA
- a CDS encoding DUF1254 domain-containing protein produces MRDRVVCLLFVFAVTLWLIGCSQSGTKPASQPGVEEAVSTAIEAYIYGYPLVTMDMTRKQITNVATSAGSRGPMGQLIKLRNYPAVDDHAVTAPNADTLYTTVWLDVSKEPWVFSIPDVGDRYYLMPMLDGWTDVFQVPGKRTTGGKAQQYAITGPGWSGNLPAGVTEYKSPTALVWILGRIYCTGTPDDYAKVHALQDKFSVVPLSYYGKPYTPLPGEVDANFDMKTAVRDQVDAMGVNEYFNYLAKLMKTNPPAPEDAPMVSRMAKIGLVPGQDFDPSKLGVFDKEAIKAVPKLAQVKIIEYLKKAGEPVNGWMFTTKTGLYGTDYIQRALITAIGLGANRPQDAVYPTGEKDADGKAFDGVSKKYVMHLAKGQMPPAKAFWSLTMYDASYFFVPNPLKRYTLSSRNKFVTNADGSVDLYLQADSPGTAKEANWLPAPKAKFIPMFRLYWPSETPPSIIDGTWKPPAIKVAP; encoded by the coding sequence ATGAGAGATAGAGTCGTGTGTTTGCTGTTTGTTTTTGCGGTCACCTTGTGGCTGATTGGCTGTTCGCAATCAGGAACAAAGCCTGCAAGCCAACCCGGTGTCGAAGAAGCAGTGAGCACGGCGATTGAGGCCTACATCTACGGCTATCCGCTCGTGACCATGGACATGACGCGAAAGCAGATCACTAACGTGGCAACGTCCGCTGGTTCGCGCGGGCCGATGGGGCAGTTGATTAAGCTCAGAAACTACCCAGCAGTGGACGACCATGCCGTGACCGCTCCCAACGCGGATACGCTCTACACGACGGTTTGGTTGGATGTCTCGAAAGAACCGTGGGTCTTCAGCATTCCCGATGTGGGAGACCGCTATTACTTGATGCCGATGCTGGACGGCTGGACGGACGTCTTCCAGGTCCCCGGCAAACGCACGACGGGGGGCAAGGCGCAGCAGTACGCCATCACGGGGCCGGGATGGTCTGGGAATCTTCCTGCGGGAGTCACGGAATACAAATCGCCCACAGCACTGGTCTGGATTCTCGGTCGGATTTACTGCACCGGGACGCCGGATGACTATGCGAAGGTGCACGCACTCCAGGACAAGTTCTCAGTTGTACCTCTCAGCTATTACGGAAAGCCTTACACTCCGTTGCCGGGGGAGGTAGATGCCAATTTCGACATGAAGACAGCGGTGCGGGACCAGGTGGATGCCATGGGGGTCAACGAATACTTCAATTATCTGGCGAAGCTGATGAAGACCAACCCACCCGCCCCCGAAGATGCCCCGATGGTTTCAAGAATGGCAAAAATCGGTCTGGTGCCCGGCCAGGATTTCGACCCCAGCAAGCTAGGCGTCTTCGACAAAGAGGCCATCAAGGCCGTGCCGAAGCTGGCTCAAGTGAAGATCATAGAGTACCTCAAGAAAGCAGGAGAGCCAGTCAACGGCTGGATGTTCACCACCAAGACGGGGTTGTACGGCACGGACTACATCCAGCGTGCACTGATTACCGCTATCGGCCTCGGTGCCAACCGTCCGCAGGATGCGGTCTATCCCACAGGCGAGAAGGATGCTGATGGGAAGGCGTTCGACGGTGTTTCCAAAAAATATGTCATGCACCTTGCCAAGGGCCAGATGCCGCCAGCAAAGGCCTTTTGGTCCCTGACCATGTATGACGCGTCTTACTTTTTCGTGCCGAATCCGCTCAAGCGCTACACCTTAAGCTCGCGCAACAAGTTTGTTACCAATGCGGATGGTTCCGTGGACCTATACCTCCAGGCCGATTCTCCAGGGACAGCCAAGGAAGCCAACTGGTTGCCTGCTCCCAAGGCTAAGTTCATTCCCATGTTCCGGCTTTACTGGCCGAGCGAAACTCCGCCTTCGATCATCGACGGCACATGGAAGCCCCCAGCCATCAAAGTTGCTCCTTAA
- a CDS encoding cytochrome c encodes MLVLTAVGGGASDATKESQSPKPIERTQQRLDRGKYLVEGLAHCFRCHSENDFQHLNGRAPLKKKGGGNVIPPDESPVPPPARIVCPNISPDHETGAGTWSDGDFVRAIREGIGHDGRALHPMMPYWNFWALTDEDLASVIAYVRSIPAVRNQLPKRLLPQEPALLKAALLPTPPAPVGASEQVRHGEYLAHLGNCSGCHDAQTPDRKPVPGMEFAGGRVLHGRWGVVTSQNITPDPSGIGYYDEQKFIAVMRTGHVGSRKLSPVMPWADFRNLTDTDLKALFAYLRTIPPVQHRVDNTEASTYCPKCRNRHGFGERN; translated from the coding sequence ATGCTCGTACTAACTGCAGTGGGTGGGGGCGCGAGTGACGCGACCAAAGAATCGCAGTCTCCGAAACCCATCGAGCGCACGCAGCAACGGCTGGACCGCGGCAAGTACCTCGTGGAAGGACTGGCGCACTGTTTTCGCTGCCACTCCGAGAATGATTTCCAGCACTTGAACGGGCGAGCACCGCTGAAGAAGAAGGGCGGTGGCAACGTGATTCCGCCAGACGAGTCACCGGTGCCGCCACCAGCGCGAATCGTCTGCCCGAATATTTCGCCCGACCATGAGACGGGAGCAGGCACCTGGAGTGATGGGGACTTCGTACGGGCCATTCGCGAAGGCATTGGGCACGACGGCCGCGCGCTCCACCCCATGATGCCATACTGGAATTTCTGGGCGCTGACAGATGAGGACTTGGCCTCGGTGATCGCCTACGTGCGAAGTATTCCGGCGGTACGCAACCAGCTTCCCAAGCGCTTATTGCCACAGGAGCCAGCACTGCTGAAAGCGGCCCTGTTGCCGACGCCTCCCGCGCCGGTGGGCGCTTCTGAGCAGGTGCGGCATGGCGAGTATTTAGCGCACTTAGGGAACTGCTCGGGGTGTCACGATGCGCAGACCCCGGACCGCAAGCCGGTGCCGGGGATGGAATTCGCAGGTGGGCGGGTACTGCACGGGCGCTGGGGAGTCGTGACATCGCAGAACATCACGCCCGACCCGTCGGGAATCGGCTACTACGACGAGCAGAAGTTCATTGCGGTGATGCGCACGGGCCACGTTGGATCGCGCAAGCTCAGTCCCGTCATGCCTTGGGCCGATTTTCGCAATCTAACCGACACCGACCTAAAGGCGCTGTTTGCTTATCTGCGGACGATACCGCCAGTGCAGCACCGCGTGGACAACACGGAGGCGTCGACCTATTGCCCCAAGTGCCGCAACCGCCACGGGTTTGGGGAAAGGAACTAA
- a CDS encoding nucleotide disphospho-sugar-binding domain-containing protein — MGSLRAVVIGLGSAGDVHPNVGLALALRKRGHNVMFVGPAAFRSLARSVGLEFVGLLTEEEYYAAIRDPDLWHPVRSFSVVARRLILPALRVIYSIIESNFEPGRTVVAAPGFAFGARIAQEKLGVPLATVHLQPIMLRSAIRPGCFGFPNILGHLPRPIRKLYFRAADRFLIDGLLAAETNAFRAELGLRPVRRFFDGWIHSPQQVIGLFPEWFAPPVPDWPSNVALTGFPLWDQRDLHSSSPELEEFLAAGDPPVVFTAGSAMVHAKQFFRVSTEVCRDVGRRGLLLTQFPEQLPAVLPSGVRHFDYIPFSVVLPRCAALVHHGGIGTTAQAIAAGLPQLVVPMSHDQPDNAMRIRRLSIGDFILPKAYTKPRVIEKLDRLMSPAVRDNCLRRAADLAACQSLEMASTLIEALATVKTGSPPSAVGPY, encoded by the coding sequence ATGGGATCCTTGCGGGCAGTCGTGATTGGGCTCGGCAGCGCCGGCGACGTTCACCCCAACGTCGGGCTGGCCTTGGCTCTTCGCAAGCGAGGACACAATGTGATGTTTGTGGGTCCGGCGGCATTCCGGTCTCTGGCGCGGAGCGTCGGGCTGGAGTTCGTTGGGCTCCTCACAGAAGAGGAGTATTACGCGGCCATTCGCGATCCGGACCTCTGGCATCCTGTCCGGTCTTTTTCTGTCGTCGCGCGGCGCTTGATCCTGCCCGCACTGCGGGTGATTTACAGCATCATCGAGAGCAACTTCGAGCCCGGCCGGACCGTGGTTGCGGCTCCGGGCTTCGCCTTCGGCGCACGCATAGCTCAGGAGAAGCTCGGCGTGCCTCTGGCTACCGTGCACCTTCAGCCGATCATGTTGCGTAGCGCGATTCGACCCGGATGTTTCGGGTTCCCCAACATTCTCGGGCATCTGCCGCGCCCCATTAGGAAGCTTTACTTCCGCGCAGCGGACCGCTTCCTTATCGACGGCTTGCTCGCTGCTGAAACCAACGCTTTTCGCGCAGAGCTTGGCCTGCGTCCGGTCAGGCGATTCTTCGATGGCTGGATTCATTCGCCTCAGCAGGTGATCGGCCTATTTCCGGAGTGGTTTGCCCCGCCGGTGCCCGATTGGCCCTCAAATGTCGCGCTCACGGGATTTCCACTATGGGACCAACGTGACCTCCATAGCTCCTCGCCCGAACTCGAAGAATTTCTTGCCGCAGGCGACCCGCCGGTCGTGTTCACCGCCGGTTCGGCAATGGTGCATGCAAAGCAGTTTTTCCGCGTTTCGACGGAGGTCTGCCGCGACGTTGGCCGCCGCGGGCTCTTGTTGACGCAGTTCCCGGAACAACTTCCAGCCGTACTGCCGAGCGGAGTTCGCCACTTTGATTACATTCCGTTCAGCGTGGTTCTGCCGCGCTGTGCTGCCTTAGTCCATCACGGCGGCATCGGGACAACGGCCCAGGCGATTGCTGCGGGGCTTCCTCAACTAGTCGTTCCAATGTCCCATGACCAGCCGGACAATGCCATGAGGATTCGCCGCTTAAGCATCGGCGATTTCATATTGCCGAAGGCCTACACGAAACCACGGGTCATAGAGAAATTGGATCGCCTGATGAGTCCTGCCGTCAGAGACAACTGCCTGCGCAGGGCGGCGGACTTAGCCGCCTGTCAATCTCTTGAAATGGCGTCAACTTTGATTGAGGCGCTAGCTACTGTGAAGACGGGCAGCCCGCCTTCAGCCGTTGGTCCCTACTGA
- a CDS encoding DUF4386 domain-containing protein produces MNPAHHDEGLTLRQAALIAGFGYLLMPAAYVEFSIMPKLVIRGNIEQTVQNLASHGKLFVAAILCYLITLILDVVIAWALYVLLMPVNRSVSLLTAWFRLVYTAMALFALLHLVTVYRLLTTPDYLTLFGPGPLHAQVQLLLNSFRYDWSMSLVIFGIHLGLLGYLIYRSDYIPGIIGILLAIDGLGWVINSLRPYLYPNARLGFLFVVSFAELILPLWLVIRGWKIQAAETMHINN; encoded by the coding sequence ATGAACCCAGCACATCACGATGAGGGATTGACATTGCGTCAGGCAGCGCTGATCGCCGGTTTCGGCTATCTGCTGATGCCTGCCGCCTACGTTGAGTTTTCGATTATGCCTAAACTGGTTATTCGGGGGAACATCGAACAAACCGTTCAGAACCTTGCCAGCCACGGGAAGCTCTTTGTTGCAGCAATACTCTGCTACCTGATCACATTGATTCTTGACGTGGTTATTGCTTGGGCGCTCTATGTCCTGCTGATGCCGGTAAACAGATCGGTGTCATTGCTTACCGCCTGGTTCCGGTTGGTGTATACGGCGATGGCACTTTTCGCCCTCTTACACCTGGTCACCGTTTATCGCCTTCTGACCACACCGGATTACCTGACGCTGTTTGGACCAGGCCCATTGCATGCCCAAGTTCAGCTTCTGCTCAATTCGTTTCGGTATGACTGGTCCATGAGCCTAGTGATCTTTGGGATTCATCTCGGCCTGTTGGGCTACTTGATCTACCGGTCTGACTACATCCCCGGAATAATAGGGATTCTGCTGGCAATCGATGGATTGGGCTGGGTCATCAATAGCTTGAGGCCATACCTCTATCCGAACGCCCGTCTTGGATTCCTCTTCGTCGTGTCTTTCGCGGAACTGATCTTGCCGCTTTGGCTCGTGATCAGGGGCTGGAAGATCCAAGCCGCCGAAACCATGCATATCAACAACTGA